The Bordetella sp. FB-8 genome includes a window with the following:
- a CDS encoding ATP-binding protein, with amino-acid sequence MESCLVTRYLPILYVLAAGLVAVCVLTWTLAWARSVDTLRRDAAVRGDRTTAALKSVLERYESLPYIVGVNPLVQNVLANPMPARIDKVNRYLEDVNRHAHATATYITDAKGNCIAASNWHDADSFVGAQFRFRPYVVDAVKGRVGRFFGIGTISHEPGYFLSQPVRLKGKIVGVAIVKLDLEWFPGTESTEPLLVTDNHGVIFLSSVPAWKYHTVHPLSKDVVESIESTRQYVHQSLPQLSEHVERVLKGSVDVVRIGGHIGAPSYLETRRALGVPDWHIVTLSPMDSVTAAARSATVMAVFGYISLCLLGFYWRQRREREKEMIKSREMLQQAYAMLNQRVAERTADLSQANENLRREVAERARAQAKLRAAQDELVQASKLVALGQMAAGITHELNQPLAALRSFSDNTRVFLDRGQYAAANENLETIGALTERMGKIVNQLKLFVARPRPRGLRAPVAPALRNALALLGQRLACVRLALTLTDSTDNIDVVAAFDRHSDYPGLLAQCDDLRIEQVLINLIGNALDAVAGVADPRIEIDIQIRFATIVIRVRDNGPGIPDGVMPRIFEPFFTTKEMGQGLGLGLAISSSIARDCGGSLAAQNAPGGGALFVLMLRRAQAASTNAPVIGA; translated from the coding sequence ATGGAAAGCTGCCTTGTGACGCGCTATCTACCCATTCTCTATGTTTTGGCCGCCGGGCTCGTCGCGGTCTGCGTGCTGACTTGGACGCTCGCCTGGGCCAGGAGCGTCGATACGCTGCGCCGCGATGCCGCGGTGCGCGGCGACCGTACGACGGCCGCCCTCAAAAGCGTGCTGGAGCGCTACGAGTCCTTGCCCTACATCGTCGGCGTCAATCCGCTCGTGCAGAACGTGCTCGCCAATCCGATGCCGGCACGGATCGACAAGGTCAATCGCTATCTCGAGGACGTCAACCGCCACGCGCACGCCACCGCCACGTATATCACCGACGCCAAGGGCAATTGCATCGCGGCCAGCAATTGGCACGACGCCGATAGTTTCGTGGGTGCGCAGTTTCGCTTCCGGCCTTATGTCGTGGACGCGGTCAAGGGCCGGGTGGGCCGTTTCTTCGGCATAGGCACCATCTCTCACGAACCGGGCTATTTTCTATCGCAACCGGTCCGCCTCAAGGGCAAGATCGTCGGCGTAGCCATCGTCAAACTGGATCTCGAATGGTTTCCGGGCACTGAGTCGACCGAGCCGCTGCTCGTTACCGACAATCACGGCGTGATTTTTCTCTCGTCCGTCCCGGCCTGGAAATACCACACGGTGCATCCGCTGTCCAAGGACGTCGTCGAGTCGATCGAAAGCACGAGGCAATACGTGCACCAGAGCCTGCCGCAGCTGTCCGAGCATGTCGAGCGCGTGCTCAAAGGCAGCGTCGATGTCGTGCGTATCGGCGGGCATATCGGCGCGCCGAGTTATCTGGAAACGCGCCGCGCGCTCGGCGTACCCGACTGGCACATCGTGACGCTCTCGCCGATGGATTCCGTGACCGCCGCGGCGCGCAGCGCCACGGTCATGGCGGTATTCGGCTATATCTCGCTGTGCCTGCTGGGTTTTTACTGGCGGCAGCGGCGCGAGCGCGAGAAGGAAATGATAAAGAGCCGGGAAATGCTGCAGCAGGCCTACGCGATGCTCAACCAGCGGGTCGCGGAACGCACGGCCGATCTCTCGCAGGCCAACGAGAATCTGCGGCGCGAGGTGGCCGAACGCGCGCGCGCCCAAGCCAAGCTGCGCGCTGCCCAGGACGAGCTGGTGCAGGCCAGCAAGCTCGTGGCGCTCGGCCAGATGGCGGCGGGTATCACGCACGAGCTGAACCAGCCGCTCGCCGCCTTGCGCAGCTTCTCGGACAACACCCGTGTATTCCTGGATCGCGGCCAGTACGCGGCAGCGAACGAAAATCTGGAGACGATAGGCGCGCTCACCGAGCGCATGGGCAAGATCGTCAACCAGCTCAAGCTGTTCGTGGCTCGGCCCAGGCCGCGCGGCTTGCGTGCTCCGGTGGCGCCAGCGCTGCGCAATGCGCTGGCGTTGCTGGGCCAGCGCCTGGCCTGCGTGCGCCTGGCGCTCACCCTCACCGATAGCACGGACAATATCGATGTTGTAGCCGCCTTCGACCGGCATAGCGACTATCCTGGGCTGCTGGCGCAGTGCGACGACCTTAGGATCGAGCAGGTGCTGATCAACTTGATCGGCAATGCGCTGGATGCCGTGGCTGGCGTGGCCGATCCGCGCATCGAGATCGACATCCAGATCCGATTCGCGACAATTGTGATCCGGGTGCGCGACAATGGCCCCGGTATCCCAGACGGCGTCATGCCGCGCATCTTCGAGCCGTTCTTCACCACCAAGGAAATGGGACAGGGGCTGGGGCTCGGCCTGGCGATCTCCTCATCGATCGCACGCGATTGCGGCGGTTCGCTCGCCGCGCAGAATGCACCCGGAGGCGGCGCGCTCTTCGTGCTGATGCTGCGCCGCGCTCAGGCGGCCTCGACAAACGCGCCGGTCATCGGCGCCTGA
- a CDS encoding acyl-CoA dehydrogenase family protein, producing MIRDPQGFDAYLASLRRFCRERLIPREAEVSDLDEVSADLVREMAEQGLFGYSIPQAYGGAGMTTEELVMAAMELSQCSVAFRARVGTNTGIGSEALVSDGSEEQKRRYLPELASGRMTGCFALTEPEAGSDAAALRTTARAEGDTYVLNGTKCFITNAPIAQLFTVLARTDPAQSGAAGVSAFLVERGPGLSTGRPYRKMGQAGSPVSEVYLDNCVVPASQRIGAEGQGFQIAMRVLNKQRIHLAALCIGPALRMLDEIVQYTAHRRQFGQPVGSFQLVQAMVADCQVEIHAARALVLETARKRDQGMDVTMEASICKYFASEMCGRVADRCVQMLGGYGFIADNPIERFYRDVRLFRLYEGTSQIHQLNIARRTYSRAGHDIRN from the coding sequence GTGATTCGCGATCCCCAGGGCTTTGACGCCTATTTGGCCAGCTTGCGGCGCTTCTGCCGGGAGCGCCTGATCCCGCGCGAAGCCGAAGTGTCCGACCTGGACGAGGTTTCTGCCGACCTCGTGCGGGAGATGGCCGAGCAGGGCCTGTTTGGCTATTCCATTCCCCAGGCCTACGGCGGTGCGGGCATGACCACCGAGGAGCTGGTGATGGCGGCCATGGAGCTGTCGCAGTGCTCCGTGGCTTTTCGCGCCCGCGTCGGTACCAACACCGGCATAGGCAGCGAGGCCCTGGTGAGCGATGGCAGCGAGGAGCAGAAGCGCCGCTATCTTCCTGAGCTGGCCAGCGGGCGGATGACCGGCTGCTTTGCGCTGACAGAACCCGAGGCCGGGTCGGACGCGGCCGCGCTGCGCACCACCGCCAGGGCCGAAGGCGACACCTATGTGCTCAACGGCACCAAGTGCTTCATCACCAATGCGCCCATCGCGCAGCTGTTTACCGTGCTGGCCCGCACCGATCCTGCGCAGTCGGGGGCGGCCGGCGTGTCCGCCTTTCTCGTCGAGCGCGGCCCGGGCCTGAGCACGGGCCGGCCTTACCGCAAGATGGGGCAGGCCGGTTCGCCCGTCTCCGAGGTGTACCTGGATAACTGCGTCGTGCCCGCCAGCCAGCGCATCGGGGCTGAAGGCCAGGGCTTTCAGATCGCGATGCGGGTCCTGAACAAGCAGCGCATCCACCTGGCCGCGCTGTGCATCGGACCTGCCCTGCGCATGCTGGACGAGATCGTCCAGTACACGGCGCATCGGCGCCAGTTCGGCCAGCCGGTGGGTTCGTTCCAGCTGGTGCAGGCCATGGTGGCCGACTGTCAGGTCGAGATCCATGCCGCGCGCGCCCTCGTCCTTGAGACGGCGCGCAAGCGCGACCAGGGAATGGACGTCACGATGGAGGCCTCCATCTGCAAGTATTTCGCGTCCGAAATGTGCGGCCGTGTGGCCGATCGCTGCGTGCAGATGCTGGGCGGTTACGGCTTCATCGCGGATAACCCGATCGAGCGCTTCTACCGCGATGTGCGGCTCTTCCGGCTCTACGAGGGTACGAGCCAGATCCATCAACTCAACATTGCCCGTCGCACCTACAGCCGTGCGGGCCACGACATTCGCAACTGA
- a CDS encoding CaiB/BaiF CoA-transferase family protein, which produces MPATSSSPASSGPLVGVRILDMATVIAAPFSSALCADLGAEVVKLELPDGSDSLRGLAPVKEEHALHWKVTNRGKRGISLDVRKPRGRELFLKLLPHFDVLVENFRTGTMSRWGLDLATLHAANPQLTVLRVTGFGQTGPYAERPGFARIFEAMSGFAHLTGERDGSPQHMNFPLGDAVAGLFGAFSIAAAMAEKRGNPGLPGREIDLSATEAMIRLLETLPVEFEQLGQVRNRAGSRATYTAPSNMYRTADGIWVTIVGSSEAIFRRICLAMGRPDLSSEARFCNNPQRVRHIDEIDKLVCDWCAARSFDELSAALTEHAVPFSKVYDIGDVLRDPHFQARGAIIRLPDENLGSVPAPCIVPRFSGFEPPPPRTGPAVGEYNHTLFSKLGLDDKQMQALRDEGII; this is translated from the coding sequence ATGCCCGCTACTTCTTCTTCCCCCGCGTCGTCCGGCCCGCTGGTTGGCGTGCGCATTCTCGATATGGCCACTGTCATTGCCGCGCCTTTTTCCTCGGCGCTGTGCGCCGATCTGGGCGCAGAGGTGGTGAAGCTGGAATTGCCGGACGGCAGCGACTCCTTGCGCGGCCTGGCGCCGGTCAAGGAAGAACACGCGCTGCATTGGAAAGTCACCAATCGCGGCAAGCGCGGTATTTCTCTGGATGTGCGCAAGCCCCGTGGCCGTGAGCTGTTCCTGAAGCTGCTGCCGCATTTCGACGTGCTGGTCGAAAACTTTCGCACCGGCACGATGAGCCGCTGGGGGCTGGACCTGGCAACGCTGCATGCGGCCAATCCGCAGCTGACAGTGTTGCGGGTCACTGGCTTCGGGCAGACAGGTCCTTACGCCGAGCGGCCCGGATTTGCGCGAATTTTCGAGGCAATGAGCGGGTTCGCGCACCTTACGGGCGAGCGCGACGGCAGCCCGCAGCATATGAATTTTCCGTTGGGCGATGCGGTGGCGGGGCTATTCGGGGCTTTTTCCATCGCCGCGGCCATGGCCGAGAAAAGAGGGAACCCGGGACTGCCCGGCCGCGAGATCGACCTATCGGCCACCGAGGCCATGATTCGCCTGCTGGAGACGCTGCCGGTGGAATTCGAGCAGCTGGGCCAGGTGCGCAATCGGGCAGGCTCGCGCGCGACCTATACCGCGCCGTCCAATATGTACAGGACGGCCGACGGTATCTGGGTCACGATCGTGGGGTCGTCCGAGGCGATCTTTCGCCGCATCTGTCTGGCCATGGGTCGTCCCGATCTTTCGTCCGAGGCGCGCTTTTGCAACAATCCCCAGCGCGTGCGGCATATCGACGAGATCGACAAACTGGTCTGCGACTGGTGCGCGGCGCGCAGCTTTGACGAACTGTCGGCCGCGCTGACCGAGCATGCTGTGCCGTTCAGCAAGGTCTACGACATTGGCGACGTATTGCGAGACCCGCATTTTCAGGCGCGCGGGGCCATCATCCGCCTGCCGGACGAAAACCTGGGCAGCGTGCCCGCGCCATGCATCGTGCCGCGCTTTTCGGGTTTCGAGCCGCCGCCGCCCCGCACCGGGCCGGCGGTGGGGGAATACAACCACACATTGTTCTCGAAACTGGGCCTGGACGACAAGCAGATGCAGGCGCTCAGGGACGAAGGCATCATCTGA
- a CDS encoding DMT family transporter — translation MKTRTLYATLILSTLFWGANFNLGKFVVHATDPLNAAAWRFLLAGLTMAVYMLLAEGVDWQGLRRNLLPLAAMATVGIFGFNVAFFFGLQTTSSVNGSLIMTLNPTITVVLTALVLGEAVSWKQMLGLALSFCGVVTVVSGGNPAALLRHFHFAIGDALILVGNLCWAAYSVIGKKWIRNLSAIQTTTSTMLIGAAALIGITLATHGGSMPAPSAQGFGAIAVMALFGTVLAYLWWNNGIRTIGPARTSVFFDLVPIFTMLIAIALGEQVSAAQGVGAVLVISGVLFSSGALDAWLNRARATGQPCRTAA, via the coding sequence ATGAAAACCCGGACCCTCTACGCGACGCTGATTCTCTCCACGCTCTTCTGGGGCGCCAATTTCAACCTGGGCAAGTTCGTCGTGCATGCGACCGACCCGCTGAACGCCGCCGCCTGGCGCTTTCTGCTGGCGGGCCTGACCATGGCCGTGTATATGCTGCTGGCCGAGGGCGTGGACTGGCAGGGCCTGCGCCGCAACCTCCTGCCGCTGGCGGCCATGGCGACGGTCGGCATCTTCGGCTTTAACGTTGCCTTCTTTTTCGGCCTGCAGACGACCTCGTCGGTCAACGGCTCGCTGATCATGACCCTCAACCCCACCATCACCGTCGTTCTCACCGCGCTGGTCCTGGGCGAAGCCGTGTCGTGGAAGCAGATGCTGGGCCTGGCCTTGAGCTTCTGCGGCGTCGTCACTGTGGTGTCGGGCGGAAACCCGGCCGCCCTGCTGCGGCATTTCCACTTCGCCATCGGCGATGCCTTGATCCTGGTCGGCAATCTCTGCTGGGCGGCCTACAGCGTGATCGGCAAGAAGTGGATCAGGAACCTCTCCGCGATCCAGACGACCACCAGCACCATGCTGATCGGCGCGGCGGCCCTGATCGGCATCACCCTGGCCACCCACGGCGGATCGATGCCGGCGCCGTCGGCGCAAGGCTTCGGTGCCATCGCCGTCATGGCCCTGTTCGGCACGGTCCTGGCCTACCTGTGGTGGAACAACGGCATACGCACCATCGGACCGGCCCGCACGTCGGTATTCTTCGACCTGGTGCCCATCTTCACCATGCTCATTGCCATCGCGCTGGGCGAGCAGGTGTCGGCGGCGCAAGGCGTGGGAGCCGTGCTGGTGATATCGGGCGTGCTGTTCTCGTCCGGCGCGCTCGATGCGTGGCTGAACCGGGCGCGCGCTACCGGGCAGCCCTGCCGGACGGCGGCCTGA
- a CDS encoding sigma-54 dependent transcriptional regulator — MVIQQTGAVLYVEDDELVRRAGMQSLQLAGFETAGFASAEAALVQIGPDFAGVVVSDIRLPGASGLDLLAQCHERAPGVPVILVTGHGDISMAVQAMRDGAYDFIEKPFSAESLVETVRRALERRRLELENLALRRELAGHNSLASRIIGRSPAIEQVRSLIANVAPIDASILISGDTGAGKELVARSLHELSPRRDKPFVAVNCGAMPESMFESEMFGYEQGAFTGAAKRRIGKLEHASGGTLFLDEIESMPLALQVKLLRVLQEGVLERLGANQPVRVDLRVVAAAKGDMNEHVAAGTFRRDLLYRLNVVTISLPPLVERREDIVPLFEHFVLDAAVRYQRPAPLLTERDRMRLTQRDWPGNVRELRNAADRHVLGIPDDLAAIACGGGAPPPQALKDRVELYERALIADALAHAGGAVAQAAEQLKMAKATLYEKIRRHGLVVRGEQDGRG; from the coding sequence ATGGTGATTCAACAGACCGGCGCAGTGCTCTATGTCGAGGACGACGAACTGGTGCGCCGCGCGGGCATGCAAAGCCTGCAGCTGGCCGGCTTCGAGACGGCGGGCTTTGCCTCGGCCGAAGCCGCGCTGGTGCAGATTGGTCCGGATTTTGCCGGCGTCGTCGTGAGCGATATCCGCCTGCCTGGCGCGAGCGGGCTCGATCTGCTTGCCCAATGCCACGAGCGCGCGCCAGGCGTGCCTGTGATCCTCGTCACCGGGCATGGCGATATTTCGATGGCCGTGCAGGCGATGCGCGACGGTGCCTACGATTTCATCGAGAAGCCGTTCTCCGCCGAAAGCCTGGTCGAGACCGTACGGCGCGCGCTGGAGAGGCGCAGGCTCGAACTCGAAAACCTCGCGCTGCGCCGAGAACTGGCCGGACACAATTCGCTTGCCTCGCGCATCATTGGCCGCAGTCCCGCAATAGAACAGGTGCGCAGCCTGATCGCCAACGTCGCGCCCATCGACGCATCGATCCTGATCAGCGGCGACACCGGCGCGGGCAAGGAGCTGGTCGCGCGCAGCCTGCACGAGCTTTCTCCCCGGCGCGACAAGCCCTTTGTCGCGGTCAACTGCGGGGCCATGCCCGAGTCCATGTTCGAATCGGAGATGTTCGGCTACGAACAAGGCGCTTTCACGGGCGCGGCCAAGCGCCGGATCGGCAAGCTCGAACATGCCTCGGGCGGCACGCTATTCCTGGACGAAATCGAGAGCATGCCGCTTGCGCTGCAGGTCAAGCTGCTGCGTGTGCTGCAGGAGGGCGTGCTCGAGCGCCTGGGGGCCAATCAGCCGGTGCGGGTCGATTTGCGGGTGGTGGCGGCAGCCAAGGGCGATATGAACGAACACGTCGCAGCCGGCACCTTCCGGCGCGATCTGCTGTACCGGCTCAATGTGGTGACCATCTCGCTGCCGCCGCTGGTCGAGCGCCGCGAGGACATTGTGCCGCTTTTCGAGCATTTCGTGCTCGATGCGGCGGTGCGTTATCAGCGCCCCGCGCCGCTGCTTACCGAGCGCGACCGCATGCGCCTGACCCAGCGCGACTGGCCGGGCAATGTGCGCGAGCTGCGCAACGCCGCCGATCGCCACGTGCTTGGAATCCCCGACGATCTCGCGGCGATCGCCTGTGGCGGCGGTGCACCGCCGCCACAGGCGCTGAAAGACCGTGTGGAACTGTACGAGCGCGCGCTGATCGCGGATGCGCTCGCGCACGCTGGCGGCGCGGTTGCGCAGGCCGCCGAGCAATTGAAAATGGCGAAGGCGACGCTCTATGAAAAGATCCGCCGCCATGGGCTGGTCGTGCGGGGCGAGCAGGACGGGCGCGGCTGA
- a CDS encoding IclR family transcriptional regulator, with protein sequence MSGRSGGAQDDPDKEFANTLARGLELLLCFAPGESALRNKDFVQRTGLDKATVSRLAYTLDQLGYLRHDAADGKYRLGAAVLAMGYPLLANMSLRHVVRPWIKSLADEVRGTVSILIRDRTSMVYMETCRSEQETAPLMDIGASLPIIASTSGRAWLARTTPQERDKVLNQVKVLYPKLYAEHIAKVRRTLGDLAQRGYLSGPGLVQPERVVVAVPMARPVNAEIIVFNCAVAPQGRPVEPLRAHLGARLITLTRGVEIAMGLA encoded by the coding sequence GTGAGCGGGCGATCCGGTGGGGCACAAGACGATCCGGACAAGGAATTCGCCAACACGCTTGCGCGCGGACTGGAGCTGCTGCTGTGCTTTGCGCCCGGCGAAAGCGCGTTGCGCAACAAGGACTTCGTGCAGCGCACCGGGCTGGACAAGGCGACAGTCTCGCGGCTGGCCTATACGCTCGACCAACTGGGTTACTTGCGCCACGACGCGGCCGATGGCAAATACCGGCTGGGCGCCGCAGTGCTGGCGATGGGGTATCCCCTCCTGGCCAATATGAGCCTGCGCCACGTGGTTCGCCCCTGGATCAAGAGCCTGGCTGACGAGGTGCGTGGCACGGTCAGCATCCTGATCCGCGACCGCACCAGCATGGTCTATATGGAAACCTGCCGCTCGGAACAGGAGACGGCGCCGCTGATGGATATCGGCGCGTCCCTGCCCATCATTGCCAGCACCAGCGGCCGCGCCTGGCTGGCGCGCACGACGCCCCAGGAACGCGACAAGGTGCTCAATCAGGTGAAGGTGCTCTATCCCAAGCTGTATGCCGAACACATTGCCAAAGTTCGGCGCACGCTGGGCGATCTCGCGCAGCGCGGCTACCTGAGCGGCCCGGGCCTGGTCCAGCCGGAACGGGTGGTGGTGGCGGTGCCCATGGCGCGCCCGGTGAACGCTGAGATCATTGTGTTCAACTGCGCCGTAGCGCCGCAGGGCCGGCCGGTGGAGCCGCTGCGCGCGCATCTGGGCGCGCGGCTGATCACGCTGACGCGCGGCGTGGAAATCGCCATGGGGCTGGCCTGA
- a CDS encoding IclR family transcriptional regulator encodes MTTPVRAHQMYASSLANGLRLLSSFKLGEPALSNRELAELTGLSKASISRLTYTLCELGFLRYDAQERRYRLGGATLAVGFPLLSSFIAIRHTARPLMQALADAARGSVSLGLRDRTNMVYIETCRGHEAIAFRPDIGGSMPMWSTSIGRAWLAGADPALRKQTLQRIRTGHAGAWREHRASVLAEIEAFPRRGFCLGLGQWQRDIHAAGVPMQVPIDGETLVFNCGVPSVLLQAGAMERDIGPRLVQMVRRIERDYLAEHGA; translated from the coding sequence ATGACCACACCCGTGCGCGCGCACCAGATGTACGCCTCCAGCCTGGCCAACGGGCTGCGACTGCTTTCGAGCTTCAAGCTGGGAGAGCCCGCACTCAGCAACCGCGAACTGGCCGAACTCACGGGGCTTTCGAAGGCATCGATATCGCGCCTGACCTATACCTTGTGCGAGCTGGGCTTTCTGCGCTATGACGCACAGGAACGGCGCTATCGCCTGGGCGGCGCCACACTGGCGGTTGGCTTTCCCCTGCTGAGCAGCTTCATCGCCATACGCCATACGGCACGGCCCTTGATGCAGGCGCTGGCCGACGCCGCGCGCGGGTCGGTGTCGCTGGGCCTGCGCGACCGGACCAATATGGTTTATATCGAGACCTGCCGAGGCCACGAGGCCATCGCATTCCGGCCGGACATCGGCGGCAGCATGCCCATGTGGTCGACGTCCATAGGCCGGGCCTGGCTGGCCGGCGCGGACCCCGCGCTGCGCAAGCAGACCCTGCAGCGTATACGAACCGGGCACGCTGGCGCCTGGCGGGAGCACCGCGCATCGGTGCTCGCCGAGATCGAAGCCTTTCCCCGGCGCGGCTTCTGCCTGGGGCTGGGACAATGGCAACGCGACATCCACGCCGCCGGCGTGCCCATGCAGGTGCCTATCGACGGGGAAACGCTGGTGTTCAACTGCGGCGTGCCGTCCGTGCTTCTTCAGGCCGGCGCCATGGAACGGGACATAGGCCCGCGCCTGGTGCAGATGGTGCGCCGGATCGAACGGGACTATCTCGCGGAGCATGGTGCGTGA
- a CDS encoding LysR family transcriptional regulator, with the protein MNWDDLRYFLAVARAAGLTPAAHELGVSPATVSRRIDAFEQAMGMALFLRRQTGYTLTNDGETLLAAALPVEQAMLGFARRSQDAGQSGAWSGSVRVATSETIASHWIVPRLPEFVQGHPGLQVELVTGVNTVNLSRRDADIALRMSPPAREEEGEYIAQHAGAMAFAAYVGAADVQAQRDWRSLPYVNWGDSLAHVPMARWATGVFAGKPAVLLTNSMPVMIAAGEAGLGLVVLPESVGARMPALVRVDFVCARDLWLVYHRDLRENQRVTAMRDFLLEVARSHQAAA; encoded by the coding sequence ATGAATTGGGATGACCTGCGCTATTTCCTGGCGGTGGCGCGCGCTGCGGGGCTGACGCCGGCGGCCCACGAGCTGGGCGTGAGCCCGGCGACGGTGTCGCGCCGCATCGACGCCTTCGAGCAGGCCATGGGCATGGCGCTGTTCCTGCGCCGGCAGACCGGTTATACGCTGACCAACGACGGGGAGACCCTGCTGGCGGCGGCGCTGCCCGTCGAGCAGGCGATGCTGGGGTTCGCGCGCCGTTCGCAGGACGCCGGCCAGTCCGGCGCCTGGTCGGGCAGCGTGCGCGTGGCCACGTCGGAAACGATCGCCAGCCACTGGATCGTGCCCAGGCTGCCCGAATTCGTGCAGGGCCATCCGGGGCTGCAGGTCGAGCTGGTCACCGGGGTCAATACCGTGAATCTGTCCCGCCGCGATGCGGACATTGCGTTGCGCATGTCGCCGCCCGCGCGCGAGGAAGAGGGGGAATACATTGCCCAGCATGCGGGAGCCATGGCGTTTGCCGCCTATGTCGGAGCCGCCGATGTTCAGGCGCAGCGCGACTGGCGCAGCCTGCCTTATGTGAACTGGGGCGATTCGCTTGCGCATGTGCCTATGGCGCGCTGGGCCACCGGCGTATTCGCGGGCAAGCCCGCGGTCCTGCTCACCAACAGCATGCCCGTGATGATCGCGGCCGGCGAGGCCGGCCTGGGCCTTGTGGTGCTGCCCGAATCGGTCGGAGCCAGGATGCCCGCCCTGGTCCGGGTGGACTTCGTCTGTGCACGCGACCTGTGGCTGGTCTATCACCGCGATCTGCGCGAGAACCAGCGCGTGACCGCGATGAGGGACTTCCTGCTCGAGGTCGCGCGCAGCCACCAGGCGGCAGCTTAA